One genomic region from Syntrophorhabdaceae bacterium encodes:
- a CDS encoding ABC transporter substrate-binding protein: MTVIPCILAVLCFFTCAAGFACARDTVKIGLITPLTGGMKAYGESVKNAFNIAVADYDKKGRYNIRALMANDGNDAAEGVDAALKLITRDKVAAIVGPLTSRVAIAVGEIATEHQVPMITGTATHPNVTFSDGRRKSFVFRACFIDPFQGVLAANFALKNLKAKTAIILYNAGSDYSREMGEHFGNTFTNGTGTVVARDSYRTNADLPDVIEKMAPPVPDVIFLPDYYGKVASISRLLNQKGIRSTLIGGDGWDSPDLLTMGGASIVGGYFVNHYSPDRGDALADSFIRRYKASHGVVPDVFAALAYDATTILLNALDAATRPRPEDIRRALAATKGHRGITGIISIDAKGDAVKTAVIMRVEESGFKYVTTINP; encoded by the coding sequence ATGACGGTCATACCCTGCATCCTCGCGGTGCTGTGTTTCTTCACCTGCGCCGCAGGCTTCGCCTGTGCCAGGGACACGGTAAAGATAGGCCTCATCACACCCCTTACCGGCGGCATGAAGGCCTACGGGGAGTCTGTAAAGAACGCCTTCAACATTGCCGTGGCAGATTATGACAAGAAGGGCAGATACAACATTCGGGCCCTGATGGCCAATGACGGCAACGATGCAGCGGAAGGTGTCGATGCCGCCCTGAAGCTCATCACGCGGGACAAGGTTGCCGCCATTGTGGGCCCCCTCACATCCAGGGTGGCGATCGCTGTCGGAGAAATTGCCACGGAGCACCAGGTCCCCATGATAACCGGCACGGCCACGCACCCGAATGTGACCTTTTCCGACGGCAGAAGAAAGTCCTTCGTCTTCCGGGCATGTTTCATCGATCCCTTTCAGGGCGTCCTCGCGGCCAATTTTGCGTTGAAGAACCTCAAGGCAAAAACTGCCATCATTCTCTATAATGCCGGCAGTGATTACTCCCGCGAAATGGGTGAACACTTCGGAAACACCTTCACGAACGGCACGGGGACCGTCGTGGCCCGCGACTCCTACAGAACGAACGCCGATCTCCCGGACGTGATCGAAAAGATGGCCCCGCCGGTACCGGACGTCATTTTCCTGCCGGACTACTATGGCAAGGTTGCTTCCATCTCAAGGCTGCTGAACCAGAAAGGCATCAGGTCGACCCTTATCGGAGGCGACGGATGGGACTCGCCCGACCTTCTCACCATGGGCGGCGCCTCCATCGTTGGGGGATATTTCGTGAATCACTACTCGCCTGACCGCGGGGATGCCCTCGCCGACTCTTTCATCAGGAGATACAAAGCCAGCCACGGCGTCGTTCCCGACGTCTTTGCAGCGCTGGCGTATGATGCGACAACCATTCTCCTCAACGCACTCGATGCGGCGACACGGCCGCGGCCCGAAGACATACGCAGGGCCCTGGCGGCAACGAAGGGTCACAGGGGCATCACGGGGATTATCAGCATCGACGCAAAGGGAGACGCCGTCAAGACCGCCGTCATCATGAGGGTGGAAGAGAGCGGCTTCAAATACGTAACAACAATAAACCCGTAA
- a CDS encoding aminotransferase class I/II-fold pyridoxal phosphate-dependent enzyme → MKRDIPDIHDLAASKKVSLPRIMDFTTTVNPVGPSAKAKNAVRKSLKIIDRHPDRNARYLLRSIARSEGVSEENIFLGESFETLTASILRAVDARMVLCAAPYPAYYQGLPDGPAHMRFCPLDRAAGFSLDIEGWLREMKECDAAILPCPSFLSAVPAPMETVGRIVAQAGEKGTFLIIDQTLREYSEIPSLSADITGHERCLVVRSLSEYYALAGLPVSYAVGAPATLENIRRRSSMGPPNTLAAAAAVESLRDRTYRQRTRSFMKRESSFIDNSLRGMRGVSFFTTVCGSFVITLDNSPSKPLETFRRYRIVIDSVGNAATLFFPVKDHKWNARYLKTLKNIMGA, encoded by the coding sequence ATGAAACGAGATATCCCCGACATTCACGACCTTGCCGCATCGAAAAAGGTCTCTCTTCCCCGGATCATGGATTTCACCACCACGGTGAATCCGGTGGGACCATCCGCAAAGGCCAAAAACGCCGTCAGAAAGAGCCTGAAGATCATTGACCGCCATCCCGACAGGAATGCACGGTATCTTCTCCGGAGCATCGCACGATCGGAAGGCGTCTCCGAGGAGAATATTTTCCTCGGCGAAAGCTTTGAAACACTCACGGCCTCGATACTGCGGGCCGTTGATGCCCGGATGGTCCTCTGTGCCGCACCCTACCCCGCATATTACCAGGGACTGCCGGACGGACCGGCACACATGCGTTTCTGCCCTCTTGACAGGGCGGCTGGTTTTTCCCTCGACATAGAGGGCTGGCTTCGCGAAATGAAGGAATGCGACGCGGCCATTCTTCCCTGCCCCTCTTTTCTTTCCGCCGTCCCGGCCCCCATGGAGACCGTGGGCAGGATCGTCGCACAGGCGGGTGAGAAAGGCACTTTCCTCATCATTGACCAGACCCTCCGGGAATACTCCGAAATCCCTTCCCTTTCTGCGGACATAACGGGGCACGAGAGGTGTCTTGTGGTCCGATCCCTGAGCGAGTACTACGCTCTTGCCGGCCTGCCCGTCTCCTATGCGGTCGGTGCGCCGGCGACGCTTGAAAACATCAGGCGGCGCTCATCGATGGGCCCGCCGAACACGCTTGCCGCGGCGGCGGCGGTCGAGTCCCTTCGCGACAGAACTTACCGGCAGCGCACCCGGTCATTTATGAAACGAGAGAGTTCCTTTATCGACAACAGCCTGCGGGGTATGCGGGGGGTCTCTTTTTTCACCACCGTCTGCGGGTCCTTCGTCATCACCCTCGATAACAGCCCATCGAAACCTCTCGAGACCTTCCGGCGGTACCGGATCGTCATCGATAGTGTCGGTAATGCGGCGACTCTGTTCTTCCCCGTGAAAGACCACAAGTGGAATGCACGCTATCTCAAAACCCTGAAAAACATCATGGGAGCTTGA
- a CDS encoding HAD family hydrolase, producing the protein MKKVISFDLDGTLVDARYGDMVWNHGIPSEYARKYGITFEEARAFIRAEYESVGDADILWYEIEHWLRRFSLDVDGPELLDRYTTLISLLPDAFEVVSSLHDRYTLVIASNAARIFVEKELAHTGLAGFFSHIVSATTDYGMVKKQEDFFRKLCRDVGASVHEVVHVGDHPVFDHDVPSGLGIESYYMDGRDREGSFPRRTISGLKALLEVL; encoded by the coding sequence ATGAAAAAGGTGATCTCCTTCGATCTTGACGGAACGCTGGTGGATGCGCGATACGGGGACATGGTCTGGAACCACGGCATCCCTTCCGAATATGCCCGGAAGTACGGCATTACCTTTGAGGAGGCCAGGGCGTTCATACGGGCCGAATATGAATCCGTGGGGGACGCCGATATTCTATGGTACGAGATAGAGCACTGGCTCAGGAGGTTCTCCCTTGATGTCGACGGGCCGGAGCTCCTTGATCGCTATACGACGCTTATCTCCCTTCTCCCCGACGCCTTCGAGGTTGTCAGTTCACTCCATGACCGCTACACCCTCGTCATCGCCTCCAATGCCGCGAGGATATTTGTCGAAAAGGAGCTGGCACATACCGGTCTTGCGGGGTTTTTCTCCCACATCGTCTCGGCCACGACGGATTACGGGATGGTGAAGAAGCAGGAGGACTTCTTCCGTAAGCTCTGCAGGGATGTCGGTGCCTCCGTCCATGAGGTCGTCCACGTGGGGGACCACCCTGTTTTTGATCATGATGTCCCTTCGGGCCTCGGGATCGAATCCTATTATATGGACGGGCGTGACAGGGAAGGAAGCTTTCCCCGAAGGACGATATCGGGCCTCAAGGCTCTCCTGGAGGTGCTGTAA